The following coding sequences lie in one Chryseobacterium culicis genomic window:
- a CDS encoding uroporphyrinogen decarboxylase, which yields MTPEITTYIGYSASVFIVLSFILKDVRKIRIVNMIGCFCFVIYGFFSGPLWPVIIPNGLICFIQIYHLILGKKG from the coding sequence ATGACCCCTGAAATTACTACTTACATCGGATATTCCGCTTCAGTTTTTATCGTGCTGAGTTTCATACTGAAAGATGTAAGAAAAATTAGAATTGTCAACATGATTGGCTGTTTTTGTTTTGTCATTTATGGCTTTTTTAGCGGGCCGTTATGGCCGGTTATCATTCCAAACGGGTTGATTTGTTTCATTCAGATCTATCATTTAATACTAGGAAAGAAAGGTTGA
- a CDS encoding glycosyltransferase has protein sequence MRKKIITSAFSNLYTDQRIEKVCKTLFDKGYSIDLIGNDWGGNEKMERPYPFSRIELKSKSLKTAYFEFNWKLYKELKKKADKDTILHANDIDALLPNYLIAKKLNIPLVFDSHEIFTEMPSVQNRFSQKFWRVLERKLVPHMEFMMTESESYAEWFHEQYNVNPVVVRNIPRKILSVPEIPDNHPKIILYQGAINQSRGIEKMIVAMHHIKDAVLKIAGDGPKKKEYEELVIQEKLQDKVFFLGKLKPENLREITKTADAGFSLEENNGVSYYYSLPNKVCDYIQSRVPLVMINFPEMQRIKNQFDVGEIIPDHKPETIEKAINLILQRGRRYYQDELNKAADVFCWENEETKILQLFEKASSK, from the coding sequence ATGAGGAAAAAAATAATTACGTCGGCTTTTAGTAATCTGTATACCGACCAGCGGATAGAAAAAGTGTGTAAAACCCTTTTTGATAAAGGTTATTCCATAGATCTGATCGGTAATGACTGGGGTGGAAATGAAAAAATGGAGCGCCCTTATCCTTTTTCAAGAATTGAGCTGAAATCTAAAAGCCTGAAGACCGCTTATTTTGAGTTCAATTGGAAATTATATAAAGAACTGAAAAAAAAAGCGGACAAAGATACCATCCTTCATGCCAATGATATAGATGCACTTCTGCCAAATTATCTCATTGCCAAAAAACTGAACATTCCGCTCGTCTTTGACAGTCATGAAATTTTCACGGAAATGCCGTCAGTTCAAAACCGATTTTCTCAGAAATTCTGGAGAGTGCTTGAAAGAAAACTGGTTCCTCACATGGAATTCATGATGACAGAAAGTGAAAGCTACGCCGAATGGTTTCATGAACAATATAATGTTAATCCGGTAGTAGTCCGAAATATTCCCAGAAAAATCCTTTCTGTTCCCGAAATTCCGGACAACCATCCTAAAATTATTTTATATCAGGGAGCCATCAATCAGTCCAGAGGAATTGAAAAAATGATTGTGGCCATGCATCATATTAAAGATGCTGTTCTGAAAATTGCAGGTGACGGGCCGAAGAAAAAAGAATACGAAGAGCTTGTTATTCAGGAGAAGCTGCAGGATAAAGTATTTTTTCTGGGTAAACTGAAACCTGAAAATCTCAGGGAAATAACCAAAACTGCTGATGCGGGATTTAGCCTTGAGGAAAACAATGGGGTAAGCTACTATTATTCACTTCCTAATAAAGTGTGTGACTATATCCAGTCGAGAGTACCGCTTGTCATGATTAATTTCCCGGAGATGCAAAGGATAAAAAATCAATTTGATGTGGGAGAGATTATTCCGGATCACAAACCTGAAACCATTGAGAAAGCAATTAATCTTATTCTTCAAAGAGGAAGACGGTATTATCAGGATGAATTGAATAAGGCTGCAGATGTTTTTTGCTGGGAAAATGAAGAAACAAAAATTCTACAACTTTTTGAAAAAGCATCCAGTAAATAA
- a CDS encoding SufE family protein produces the protein MTIKEKQQEIIDEFAFLDDWEQKYEYIIDLGKELKGLPEDRKTEENLIKGCQSKVWIDAEFKEGKLFFNADSDGILPKGIVSLLVSIYSGHSTQEILDSDFDFIAEIGLQEFLSPSRANGLMAMTKQIKFYAVAYQLKS, from the coding sequence ATGACCATTAAAGAAAAACAGCAGGAAATAATAGACGAATTCGCTTTTCTTGACGATTGGGAGCAGAAGTATGAGTATATCATCGATCTTGGAAAAGAACTGAAAGGCTTACCGGAAGATAGGAAAACAGAAGAAAATCTGATTAAAGGCTGCCAGAGCAAAGTTTGGATCGATGCTGAATTTAAAGAAGGAAAACTTTTCTTTAATGCGGATTCTGATGGTATTTTACCCAAAGGTATCGTTTCTCTTTTGGTAAGTATTTACAGTGGGCATTCCACTCAGGAAATTTTAGATTCTGATTTCGATTTTATTGCAGAAATAGGACTGCAGGAGTTTCTTTCGCCGTCCAGAGCCAACGGACTGATGGCGATGACCAAGCAGATCAAGTTTTATGCAGTTGCTTATCAACTGAAATCATAG
- a CDS encoding glycosyltransferase family 9 protein: MTVPVFREFLEQNPGVEIIMVSRKNFEALFAGVPNVTFKGIDLDDYKGLFGLRKLSNELIREFNPDCIANLHDVIRTKILDRIYRRKGLKVFKINKGKEEKEHLTDVWNLEKVQLKKTVERYADVFREMGFKVELSHTLRPFSVHKSGIGFAPFAQHKGKMLPLEKSYELVRILAQKHTIYFFGGGKKETETLEKWEREIPNTKNLSGKLNLTEELNQISQLELMISMDSANMHLASLVGTRCVSIWGATHPYAGFLGFGQSEEDVVQVKDLSCRPCSVFGDKECYRGDWACLEEFDIQKVVDRVNF, encoded by the coding sequence ATGACTGTGCCTGTTTTCAGAGAATTTTTGGAGCAGAACCCCGGTGTGGAAATTATTATGGTTTCCAGAAAAAATTTTGAGGCTCTTTTTGCAGGAGTTCCTAATGTAACTTTTAAGGGAATTGATCTGGATGATTACAAAGGTCTTTTTGGATTGAGGAAACTTAGCAATGAACTGATCCGTGAATTTAATCCGGATTGTATTGCTAACCTTCATGATGTAATCCGAACGAAGATTTTAGACAGGATATACAGAAGAAAAGGACTTAAGGTTTTTAAAATAAACAAAGGTAAAGAGGAGAAAGAGCATCTTACAGATGTCTGGAACCTGGAAAAAGTGCAACTGAAAAAAACAGTGGAGCGCTACGCTGATGTTTTTCGTGAAATGGGTTTCAAAGTTGAACTTTCTCATACATTAAGACCTTTTTCTGTACACAAGTCAGGAATCGGCTTTGCTCCTTTTGCACAGCATAAAGGGAAAATGTTACCGTTGGAGAAGTCCTATGAACTGGTCAGAATTCTTGCTCAGAAACACACCATATATTTCTTTGGAGGTGGTAAAAAGGAGACAGAAACTCTGGAAAAATGGGAACGTGAGATTCCTAATACCAAAAACCTCTCCGGAAAATTAAATCTTACGGAAGAACTCAATCAAATTTCTCAGCTGGAATTAATGATTTCCATGGATTCTGCAAATATGCATCTTGCAAGCCTTGTAGGAACCAGATGTGTGTCTATTTGGGGAGCTACTCATCCTTATGCCGGATTTTTAGGGTTCGGACAAAGTGAAGAAGATGTTGTTCAGGTAAAAGACCTTAGCTGCAGGCCATGTTCCGTTTTTGGAGATAAAGAATGTTACAGAGGCGACTGGGCTTGTCTTGAGGAGTTTGATATCCAGAAAGTGGTAGACCGGGTTAATTTTTAA
- a CDS encoding glycosyltransferase, with protein MKELHIISFNYPYPPSYGGIIDVYYKIRALSDLGIKIHLHCFVDQIPLKVDTEVKEITEHVFFYKKKKNPFLYFSRIPFAASIRDSEALFKNLEKIKAPILFEGLQTTHIIRQLKDKEHQLYLRHHNNETEYYKGLSLSEKNIFKKIIYSIESLKYKGYQKKLLKKFETVFCLSEKEYNEVKAYSENAQLIHLFHGNQSVKQLDKRGKYFLFHGDLTTSDNKRALIETIDLFKTLPQYKLMVASDRASEDIKKRISAVENISLTPIQTTENLHQLLENAQANILISYQNSGTKVKLFNTLYNSRFVIINGNITDDPVLMNLCLFGSNMNEIRQQIISSAEKDYLNTEKRKEILEETHSDKAKAEEIIKIIFKN; from the coding sequence GTGAAGGAACTCCATATCATATCATTCAATTATCCCTACCCTCCTTCTTACGGTGGTATTATTGATGTATATTACAAGATCAGGGCTTTATCGGATTTAGGAATAAAAATCCACCTTCACTGTTTTGTAGATCAGATTCCTTTAAAGGTCGATACAGAAGTTAAAGAGATTACGGAACATGTATTTTTTTACAAAAAGAAAAAGAATCCGTTCCTTTATTTCTCTAGAATTCCTTTTGCAGCTTCCATAAGAGATTCTGAAGCTCTCTTTAAAAATCTTGAAAAGATCAAAGCTCCTATATTGTTTGAGGGCTTGCAGACCACTCATATTATAAGACAGCTAAAGGATAAAGAACATCAACTTTACCTTCGCCATCACAACAACGAAACAGAATATTATAAAGGGCTTTCTCTCTCTGAAAAAAACATCTTTAAAAAGATTATTTACAGCATTGAATCTTTGAAATATAAAGGATATCAGAAAAAGCTTTTAAAGAAATTTGAAACTGTATTCTGTCTGTCAGAAAAGGAATATAACGAGGTAAAAGCATATTCAGAAAATGCTCAGCTGATTCACCTATTCCACGGGAATCAATCGGTAAAGCAACTGGATAAAAGAGGGAAATATTTTCTTTTTCATGGAGATCTCACCACTTCGGATAACAAAAGAGCGCTGATAGAGACTATTGATCTGTTTAAAACGCTCCCACAATACAAATTAATGGTTGCCTCCGACCGTGCCAGTGAAGATATTAAAAAGAGAATTTCAGCAGTTGAGAACATCAGCCTCACTCCTATTCAAACGACAGAAAATCTTCATCAGCTTCTGGAAAACGCTCAGGCCAATATTCTGATTTCTTATCAGAATTCAGGAACAAAAGTGAAGCTGTTTAATACGCTTTACAACAGCCGTTTTGTCATTATTAACGGAAATATCACAGACGACCCTGTTTTGATGAATTTATGCCTGTTTGGAAGCAATATGAACGAAATTCGCCAACAAATTATCTCCTCTGCTGAAAAAGATTATCTTAACACGGAAAAGAGAAAGGAAATCTTGGAAGAAACCCACTCTGATAAAGCTAAAGCTGAAGAGATTATAAAGATTATTTTTAAAAATTAA
- a CDS encoding bifunctional folylpolyglutamate synthase/dihydrofolate synthase, which translates to MTNEQYQEAIDWLFVQMPNYQIDGQKAYKPGLDNITKLCAFFGNPQDKIKCIHIGGTNGKGSSSNMLASVLQEAGYKTGLYNSPHLIDFTERIKVNGKNCNKEFVFEFIQKLKTLPEDIRPSFFEFTTIMAFEYFYQQKVDFAIIEVGLGGRLDSTNIIKPLISAITNVQLDHQNILGDTIEEIAMEKAGIIKNNIPVISGDENEAVKNIIREKAVKENAPFIDATLIGTTLESDLKGNYQQKNIRVVLAAVEELRKLNVHISEESLENGLLHVHQNTGFIGRWFEFSKKPLTICDTGHNQAGLEYVFSQLNSINRHKHVILGFVNDKKIDDVMKLLPENSEFYFAKPSINRGRHPEDYENLLQEAKIFYKIFDSVQEAYLSAKEQCTNEEMIFIGGSNFVVGDFLEKNLEIKE; encoded by the coding sequence ATGACAAATGAACAATATCAGGAAGCTATCGACTGGCTTTTCGTACAGATGCCCAACTATCAGATAGATGGGCAGAAGGCTTATAAACCCGGATTAGACAACATTACAAAGCTGTGTGCTTTCTTTGGAAATCCCCAGGATAAGATCAAATGCATCCATATTGGAGGTACGAACGGAAAAGGTTCTTCAAGCAATATGCTTGCATCTGTACTTCAGGAAGCCGGTTATAAAACAGGATTATACAACTCTCCGCACCTCATAGACTTTACAGAGCGAATTAAAGTGAATGGAAAGAACTGTAATAAAGAATTTGTCTTTGAGTTTATTCAAAAGCTGAAAACACTACCGGAAGATATTCGTCCTTCATTTTTTGAGTTCACCACAATTATGGCTTTTGAATACTTTTATCAGCAGAAAGTAGATTTTGCAATTATTGAAGTCGGATTGGGCGGAAGACTGGATTCTACAAATATTATTAAGCCCTTGATTTCTGCGATCACGAATGTTCAGCTGGATCATCAGAATATTCTTGGAGACACCATTGAAGAAATTGCCATGGAGAAAGCCGGAATTATTAAAAACAATATTCCTGTTATTTCAGGTGATGAAAATGAGGCAGTGAAAAATATCATCAGAGAGAAAGCAGTGAAAGAAAACGCTCCATTTATAGATGCTACTCTTATTGGTACTACTCTGGAATCGGATTTAAAGGGAAATTATCAGCAAAAGAATATCAGAGTTGTCCTGGCTGCAGTAGAAGAATTAAGGAAACTTAATGTACATATATCAGAAGAATCTCTTGAAAACGGTCTGCTTCATGTCCATCAGAATACAGGATTTATTGGCCGCTGGTTTGAATTTTCAAAAAAACCGCTTACAATTTGTGATACGGGACACAATCAGGCAGGTTTGGAGTATGTTTTTTCACAATTAAATTCAATTAACAGACATAAGCATGTCATTTTGGGGTTTGTGAATGACAAAAAAATAGATGATGTGATGAAATTACTTCCTGAAAATTCTGAGTTCTATTTTGCAAAACCATCCATCAACAGAGGGAGACATCCGGAAGATTATGAAAATCTGCTTCAGGAGGCGAAAATTTTTTATAAAATTTTTGATTCCGTACAGGAAGCGTATCTGTCTGCAAAAGAACAATGTACAAATGAAGAAATGATTTTTATTGGCGGAAGTAACTTTGTAGTGGGAGATTTTTTAGAAAAAAATTTGGAGATTAAGGAATAA
- a CDS encoding TolC family protein, whose amino-acid sequence MKKVWIIVFGLGYLGLSAQKKWSLKECVSYAVEHNLQVIQNQYNKQNQEYNLKAAQKEYLPSVTGSMTTGVSFGQGSLGAGSFRNDRFNNSVGLGADILLYNNGRLEKNVRKAQFDVEASQFDIETIKNDISLQIAQQYLTVLLNKEIVKISQSAVGNAQKQFDRAKITTQVGTTAQTVLAEAEAALAREKQNLKTAEVNVGRALFAIVQLLQLSDYKGFDVEDVNISEKLDLQLANVDEVLATAYEIQPQIKAAESRIRSAEAQTEVSKTAFWPTLTASAGLNTFYNRQFDPMPGTVQGNFFEQYKDQFGQNVGLSLNIPIFNKGKTKLQVEQSKINESIAKNTLEQQKQTVRQNVQKAQFDADANYETYLAAVEAEKSSKLALDFADKSYTAGRTTIYDVNVARNNYANAQGSVAQAKYNYLFSLKLLNFYAGIPLSL is encoded by the coding sequence ATGAAAAAAGTTTGGATCATCGTTTTTGGATTAGGTTATCTGGGTTTAAGCGCTCAGAAGAAATGGTCCTTAAAAGAATGTGTAAGCTATGCAGTGGAGCATAATCTTCAGGTTATCCAAAATCAGTATAACAAACAAAACCAGGAATATAATCTTAAAGCAGCTCAAAAAGAATATTTACCTTCAGTAACAGGGAGTATGACGACTGGGGTGAGTTTCGGGCAAGGATCATTAGGAGCCGGAAGCTTTAGAAACGATAGATTCAATAACAGTGTTGGTCTGGGTGCCGATATTTTGCTCTATAATAATGGGAGATTAGAGAAGAATGTCCGAAAAGCTCAGTTTGATGTTGAAGCAAGCCAATTTGATATTGAAACCATTAAAAATGATATTTCTCTTCAGATCGCTCAACAATATCTGACTGTATTGTTGAATAAAGAGATTGTTAAAATCTCTCAGAGTGCTGTGGGAAATGCTCAGAAACAGTTTGACAGAGCTAAAATTACAACTCAGGTTGGAACAACGGCACAGACAGTTCTAGCAGAGGCAGAAGCAGCATTGGCACGAGAAAAACAAAACCTTAAAACAGCAGAAGTGAATGTTGGCCGTGCTTTGTTTGCTATCGTTCAGCTTTTACAACTGTCAGATTATAAAGGTTTTGATGTGGAAGACGTAAATATTTCAGAAAAGCTTGATTTACAGCTTGCTAATGTAGATGAGGTATTGGCAACCGCGTATGAGATACAACCTCAGATAAAAGCAGCGGAAAGCAGAATAAGATCTGCCGAAGCACAAACTGAGGTAAGCAAAACAGCATTCTGGCCTACATTAACAGCGAGCGCTGGTCTTAACACTTTCTATAACAGACAATTTGATCCTATGCCAGGTACTGTGCAGGGGAATTTTTTTGAACAATATAAAGATCAGTTTGGACAAAATGTAGGATTGTCACTAAATATTCCTATCTTCAATAAAGGGAAAACAAAATTACAGGTAGAACAGTCTAAAATAAACGAAAGTATAGCCAAGAATACCTTAGAACAGCAGAAACAGACGGTAAGACAGAATGTACAGAAGGCTCAGTTTGATGCTGATGCCAACTATGAAACCTATCTGGCTGCAGTAGAAGCAGAAAAAAGTTCCAAACTGGCACTTGATTTTGCGGATAAAAGTTATACCGCAGGAAGAACCACCATTTATGATGTAAATGTGGCGAGAAATAATTATGCAAATGCACAGGGATCAGTAGCGCAGGCAAAATATAATTATCTTTTTAGTCTTAAACTATTGAATTTCTATGCAGGAATTCCATTAAGTTTGTAA
- a CDS encoding SprT-like domain-containing protein, which produces MPIQSLEKYLPQNTLEYLKIWFSDYYIHIKVTRNRNSKLGDYRKLPDNSHEITVNSTLTPQLFFFVLTHELAHLIAFEKYGRKISPHGNEWKETFRNMLMESLEIYDEELKPIIIKFSKSPKANFMASPDLVRYFHTEKQDDTLHFIEQLQKGEFFIYRNEKYLLEGLVKKNYLCKNLATGRKYSFKPLARVEKCS; this is translated from the coding sequence ATGCCAATTCAATCATTAGAAAAATATTTACCTCAAAATACACTTGAATATTTAAAAATCTGGTTTTCAGATTATTATATACATATAAAGGTTACGAGAAACCGAAATTCAAAACTGGGAGATTACAGAAAACTTCCGGATAATTCTCATGAAATTACGGTAAATTCTACACTTACCCCACAGCTTTTTTTCTTTGTGCTGACTCATGAGCTGGCACATTTGATTGCTTTCGAAAAGTATGGCCGTAAAATTTCTCCACATGGTAACGAATGGAAAGAAACTTTCAGAAATATGCTTATGGAAAGCCTTGAAATTTATGATGAAGAACTAAAACCCATCATCATAAAATTTTCAAAATCACCCAAAGCCAATTTTATGGCAAGTCCTGATCTGGTAAGATATTTCCATACTGAGAAACAGGATGATACTCTTCATTTTATTGAACAACTTCAAAAGGGAGAATTTTTTATCTATCGCAACGAAAAGTATTTATTGGAAGGTCTGGTTAAAAAAAACTATCTTTGTAAGAACCTGGCTACCGGAAGGAAGTATTCTTTCAAGCCTTTAGCGAGGGTAGAAAAATGTAGCTAA
- a CDS encoding mannose-1-phosphate guanylyltransferase, whose translation MLKSDRYCVIMAGGIGSRFWPMSTQKFPKQFQDILGTGRTMIQQTYDRISKVIPKEQIFVITNKEYVSVSHQQLPEIPEENIVGEPLMKNTAACNLYMANKIAEINPDATMIVLPADHLILKEDVFLEKVELAFEVASKHDYLVTLGITPTRPDTGYGYIQFVEKKGSEYFKVKTFTEKPILEIAQSFLESGDFLWNAGIFVWNVKSIHHAFDLYLPEMMQHFMACEYNSEKENSCIETIYPKVQKISIDNGILEKAKNVYVIPSDLGWSDLGTWTSVYENTEKDKNGNAVKLKHLLSYNSKGNIIRLKNNNKAVIIDGLENYIVVDTDKALLICPRDNDQLIKDYVLDLKNFKKGEKFM comes from the coding sequence ATGTTAAAATCAGATAGATACTGTGTTATAATGGCGGGTGGAATCGGGAGTCGGTTCTGGCCTATGAGTACGCAGAAATTTCCAAAACAGTTTCAGGATATTTTAGGAACAGGGCGCACCATGATTCAGCAAACCTATGACCGAATCAGCAAGGTAATTCCTAAAGAACAGATATTCGTAATTACGAATAAAGAGTATGTTTCTGTTTCTCATCAGCAGCTTCCGGAGATTCCTGAAGAGAATATTGTGGGGGAGCCGCTTATGAAGAATACAGCAGCCTGTAATCTGTATATGGCCAATAAGATTGCTGAGATCAATCCGGATGCAACGATGATTGTATTACCGGCAGACCACCTGATTCTTAAAGAGGATGTTTTTCTGGAAAAAGTGGAACTGGCATTTGAGGTTGCTTCAAAGCATGATTATCTTGTAACATTAGGTATTACGCCCACAAGGCCTGATACCGGCTATGGCTATATTCAGTTTGTAGAAAAAAAGGGATCTGAATATTTCAAAGTGAAAACGTTCACAGAAAAACCTATCCTTGAAATTGCCCAAAGCTTCTTGGAAAGTGGTGATTTCCTTTGGAATGCAGGGATTTTTGTATGGAATGTGAAAAGTATTCACCACGCTTTTGATCTTTATCTGCCTGAGATGATGCAGCATTTTATGGCTTGTGAATACAATTCAGAAAAAGAAAACAGCTGTATTGAAACCATTTATCCAAAGGTTCAGAAGATCTCCATTGATAATGGGATTTTAGAAAAGGCAAAGAATGTTTACGTAATTCCTTCAGATTTAGGATGGAGTGATCTTGGTACGTGGACCTCTGTATATGAAAATACGGAAAAAGATAAGAACGGAAATGCCGTGAAACTGAAGCATTTACTTTCTTACAACTCAAAAGGAAATATCATCCGTTTAAAGAATAATAACAAGGCAGTGATTATTGATGGCCTTGAAAACTACATTGTTGTAGATACAGATAAAGCGCTTCTTATCTGCCCGCGAGATAATGATCAGCTTATTAAAGATTATGTCCTTGACTTAAAAAACTTTAAGAAAGGCGAGAAATTTATGTAA
- a CDS encoding GNAT family N-acetyltransferase, producing MSSKKHPSANNTYETERLILRPMSREDKDFVFELYNRPKFIQHIGNRNVNSIEDAENYILNRFAPQIERLGFGNYLLVTKDGNEKVGAVGIFEREGLDIVDIGYSLLEEFEGKGYAFEAAHKVKSIGMDDFGLTKISAIISKDNVSSQKLIEKLGLKFKKHVTLPGETEELNYYETE from the coding sequence ATGAGCTCAAAAAAACACCCAAGCGCAAATAATACCTATGAGACTGAACGATTAATCCTTCGCCCAATGTCTCGTGAAGACAAAGATTTTGTCTTTGAACTTTATAACAGACCCAAATTTATTCAACATATCGGCAACCGTAATGTTAATTCCATTGAAGATGCCGAAAACTATATCCTAAACAGATTTGCTCCCCAGATTGAAAGACTGGGATTCGGAAACTATCTTTTAGTAACCAAAGACGGAAATGAAAAAGTAGGAGCAGTAGGAATCTTTGAAAGAGAAGGACTTGATATTGTAGATATCGGATATTCTCTATTGGAAGAATTTGAAGGCAAAGGATATGCTTTTGAAGCCGCTCATAAGGTAAAGTCTATTGGGATGGATGATTTTGGCTTAACGAAAATATCTGCAATCATTTCAAAAGATAATGTTTCTTCCCAAAAACTGATCGAAAAATTAGGATTAAAATTCAAAAAGCACGTTACACTTCCCGGTGAAACAGAAGAGTTAAATTATTACGAAACGGAATAA
- the bcp gene encoding thioredoxin-dependent thiol peroxidase, giving the protein MLKVGDKLPEFEGFNQDGETVTSSKLVGKKLVVFFYPQANTPTCTVEACNLSDNYTKLEKAGFQLLGISGDTVKKQKNFHSKFAFPYDLIADENRDIIEKFGVWQEKKTFGKTYMGIVRTTFIFDENGVCTRVIEKVTSKTAAEQILEG; this is encoded by the coding sequence ATGCTGAAAGTTGGAGATAAATTACCTGAATTTGAAGGATTCAATCAAGACGGAGAAACAGTAACCTCATCAAAATTAGTTGGAAAAAAACTGGTAGTTTTCTTCTATCCGCAAGCCAATACGCCGACCTGTACAGTGGAAGCCTGCAACCTGAGTGATAATTATACAAAGCTTGAAAAAGCTGGATTTCAACTATTGGGAATAAGTGGTGATACTGTAAAGAAGCAGAAGAATTTCCATAGTAAATTTGCTTTCCCTTATGATCTTATTGCTGATGAAAACCGTGATATCATCGAAAAATTTGGGGTATGGCAGGAGAAAAAAACGTTCGGAAAAACGTATATGGGAATTGTAAGAACCACTTTTATTTTTGATGAAAATGGGGTTTGTACAAGAGTGATTGAAAAAGTGACCTCAAAGACTGCTGCTGAGCAGATTCTGGAAGGATAA
- a CDS encoding endonuclease III domain-containing protein yields the protein MTKKQRAELVQIELDKLYPTTPIPLDHTDPYTLMVAVALSAQTTDKKVNQVTPDLFAVAGTPQRMAKLEEFEIKELIKEIGLSNTKAKNLKKMAELLLERHNGIVPQTYEELEALPGVGHKTASVVMSQGFGFPAFPVDTHIHRLMTQWKLTSGKNVVETERDAKNLFPEDVWNKLHLQIIFYGREYSPARGKGEKDFITKMMFEK from the coding sequence ATGACAAAAAAACAAAGAGCTGAGCTCGTTCAGATAGAACTGGATAAATTATATCCCACCACACCTATTCCGTTAGATCACACGGATCCCTATACATTGATGGTTGCTGTAGCACTTTCTGCACAGACTACGGATAAAAAAGTCAACCAGGTTACACCAGATCTTTTTGCCGTTGCAGGAACGCCTCAAAGAATGGCCAAGCTGGAAGAATTTGAAATCAAAGAACTCATCAAAGAAATAGGATTGTCCAATACAAAGGCTAAAAATCTGAAAAAAATGGCAGAACTTCTGTTGGAAAGGCATAACGGTATTGTTCCTCAAACTTATGAAGAACTGGAAGCACTTCCGGGAGTAGGACATAAGACTGCTTCAGTGGTAATGAGCCAGGGATTTGGATTTCCTGCCTTCCCTGTAGATACCCACATTCATCGTCTCATGACCCAGTGGAAGCTTACCTCCGGAAAAAATGTAGTGGAAACAGAGCGTGATGCCAAAAATTTATTCCCTGAAGACGTGTGGAATAAGCTTCATCTTCAGATCATTTTCTATGGAAGAGAATATTCTCCGGCAAGAGGAAAAGGAGAGAAGGATTTTATTACGAAAATGATGTTTGAGAAATAA
- a CDS encoding DinB family protein — MITESIRSLFNRDLNKLKTEIEAYQNEENLWKIDKNISNSAGNLTLHLVGNINHFIGAQLGNTGYIRHRELEFSLKDIPKAELIEKIEATITMIDTVLPQLPEEDLKKEYPLVVFESAMTTDYFLIHLVAHLDYHLGQINYHRRLLDI; from the coding sequence ATGATCACAGAAAGCATCAGATCTCTTTTCAACAGAGATTTAAATAAATTAAAAACAGAGATAGAAGCCTATCAAAATGAAGAAAATCTTTGGAAGATTGATAAAAACATTTCCAATTCTGCGGGTAACCTAACCCTTCATTTGGTCGGAAATATTAATCATTTTATAGGAGCCCAGCTAGGAAATACGGGATATATAAGACACCGTGAGCTAGAATTCTCCTTAAAAGACATTCCAAAAGCTGAACTTATCGAAAAGATTGAAGCAACGATCACTATGATAGATACGGTTTTGCCTCAATTACCAGAAGAAGATCTAAAAAAAGAATACCCTCTTGTTGTTTTTGAAAGCGCCATGACCACAGATTACTTTCTTATTCATCTGGTCGCTCATCTGGATTATCATTTGGGGCAGATCAATTACCATAGAAGGTTATTGGACATTTAA